The following nucleotide sequence is from Paenibacillus andongensis.
CAAATGCCATAAAATCATCGGCTTCCATTTCCCGCCTAAAACATGAATGACGGTCTCGATTGGACATTCGCGCTGATGAATCATTGATAAATCACTCCCTTACTTTAAGTAAGTGCCATACTTTAAAGTGCGTTCTTAACAGAATCTTATTACCGATATACAATAAAGTCAATCAAATAAATGGAAAAAGGAGCCAGACAAATGAGTAAATCTTATTGGGGACCAAAGTCAGTAACATTTTGGTTAGTGGGTGTTGTTACGCTGTTGATGTTGTATTTAGGAGTGAGCGGTTTTATCCAGCCAGAAGCTGCGATTCGAGGTTTTGGTATACCACTGCATGACACCGCTGATAGATATCTTGTGAATATCAAAGCAGATCGTGACCTGTTTATTGGAATCTTCCTACTAGTCTTGATGGTACTTCGTATGAGAAAAGCATTACTAGCTCTTATGTTAACTTCTATTTTAATGCCAATCGTAGATGCCATATTGGTAGTAACGAATGCAGTAGATAAAACACCTTCTTGGATTCATCTTGTTACTGCGGTATATGGACTTGTTGTAGGTTGGATGTTGTATCGAGAAGAACAGCGAGCTAAAACAGCGAATAACTAGAACAGTATCATCATAAGCAGGGTATCTAAATTAAGGGGGGCATTACATGTATATTTACCTGCTGTTCATCCATATCATCGCCGCCATAACAGCCATGGCCGCCGTCATCTGCTATCCCTTGATCATGAGCAGCGCCCGGACAGTGGGTCAAGCCAAGTTCGCGCTTGCGCTGCTGCAAAAGACGGCGATCCTGCCGAAATTCGGAGGCACACTGCTGCTTCTTACAGGTGTTGCGCTTGGCTTCCTGGAAACCTCTTTGTTCCGAGAAATGTGGTATGTGGTCTCGATTGCATTCTTCTTTGTCATTCTGATTATCTTTGCTAGCCTGCTTCCCGCTGGCATCAAGCAGCAGCTTACGCTGCTGCAGCAGACGCAAGGGGATGAGCTGCCTGACGCGTACCGACTGAGCCGCAGACGCTCCGCCTGGTTGGAAGGGATCGCGAATCTTGTTGCTTTCATCTCGATTCTTCTGATGGTGTTCAAACCGTTCTAACGGAACGAGAACACTCATCAATTTGAAACGAAAACAAGGAGCAGTTACCTCGGTAGCTGCTCCTTGTTATAGGTCTACCAATTTTATTTTCTCTACACATTCTTAAGGCTTGAAGGGAATCGCTGCTTTGTATTCCGATGGACTGCTCATCGAAGTCGAACGGGCAGATTGGCTCAATGAAAACAGTCCGCTCATCCTTTGTTTGAGAGTGGTCGTTATCGTGTCTTTTTTTGCTGTTGACAAATGGATAGAAATACCTTATTCTTTGGTTGAATGGTTGATTCAATCAACCAACATTGATCGAGGAGTGATTACTCATGATAAAGGGTCCAATTATGCAAAAGGGTGATTTATGTTTAGTAACGGGGATAACTGGTTATTTGGCTTCTTGGATTGGAAAATATTTGATTGAAGAGGGATTTCAAGTTAGAGGAACTGTTCGGAAGCTCAGCAACGTTAATCAAATGGAAAAAATGACTGAACTCCTTCCGGGAGTGGAGTTAGTTGAGGCGAATTTACTGAGTGAGGAGGGTTGGAAAGAGGCTGCAGAGGGGTGTAAGTGGGTTTTCCACGTAGCTAGTCCACAATTTAACGTCAAAGCTGATTTGGTAGAAACTGCAACCAAGGGAACTAAGCATGTCATGCATGCCGCTTTTCAGTCGGGAACTGTGCGAAAAATAGTCATCACAAGCTCAGAGGCTGCTATGGTTTTCGGGCATCAGGCTTCAAAGCTTACTTTTAGTGAAGACGACTG
It contains:
- a CDS encoding DUF4267 domain-containing protein, which produces MSKSYWGPKSVTFWLVGVVTLLMLYLGVSGFIQPEAAIRGFGIPLHDTADRYLVNIKADRDLFIGIFLLVLMVLRMRKALLALMLTSILMPIVDAILVVTNAVDKTPSWIHLVTAVYGLVVGWMLYREEQRAKTANN
- a CDS encoding DUF2269 domain-containing protein, which gives rise to MYIYLLFIHIIAAITAMAAVICYPLIMSSARTVGQAKFALALLQKTAILPKFGGTLLLLTGVALGFLETSLFREMWYVVSIAFFFVILIIFASLLPAGIKQQLTLLQQTQGDELPDAYRLSRRRSAWLEGIANLVAFISILLMVFKPF